One genomic segment of Funiculus sociatus GB2-C1 includes these proteins:
- a CDS encoding MarR family winged helix-turn-helix transcriptional regulator produces the protein MFILRTLPNNQILLNLASRYPELDMASVQTCLAFLNTTADVYEAFDTHFARYGLSMGKFTLLMQLLPAGESGLTPSECAERAGVTRGTITGLLDGLERDGLVKRRPHPADRRMLSVQLTEKGQQLLDEMLPDHFCRTTGLMANLTDAEKKTLIELLAKLGSGTPAMREP, from the coding sequence ATGTTCATACTACGCACACTCCCAAATAACCAGATACTACTGAATCTTGCCAGTCGTTACCCAGAACTAGATATGGCTTCAGTACAAACTTGCCTAGCTTTTCTGAACACCACTGCTGATGTCTATGAAGCTTTTGATACTCACTTTGCTCGTTATGGTCTTTCAATGGGCAAGTTTACCCTTCTGATGCAGCTACTACCAGCAGGCGAGTCGGGACTAACCCCATCAGAGTGCGCTGAACGTGCTGGTGTCACTAGAGGCACAATAACTGGGTTGCTTGACGGACTAGAACGGGACGGATTGGTGAAACGCCGACCTCATCCGGCAGACAGGCGGATGCTGAGTGTGCAACTGACAGAAAAGGGACAGCAATTGCTTGATGAAATGCTCCCAGATCACTTTTGCCGCACCACTGGCCTAATGGCTAATCTCACTGACGCTGAAAAGAAGACACTGATTGAGTTGCTGGCAAAGTTAGGCTCTGGAACACCTGCCATGCGCGAACCATAA
- a CDS encoding MHYT domain-containing protein has translation MAGTYNLGLVTLSFAIALIASYTALDLAGRVKSGWERGRRRWLLGGAVAMGSGIWAMHFIAMLAFHLPESVNYNVWITLLSLLCGIIASSIALWLVSRSLMSTPLLIGGGVSMGIAIASMHYTGMAAMQLPAKIEYDWILVSLSVAIALSASFAALWLFRLHNQSSQGLFWQKLGSAFVMGVAISGMHYTGMQATHFIPYEVLPVQQSPAINQSWLGVAIGIASLFILSLALLTSLFDKRLTAQLVREQALQESEKRFRMLIGEMQVGVLLLNANAEILVCNQAATNLLNLNPEDVRHQVFGACWHLLHEDGTPFQTTELPVQKATQERQPIHNIVMGIAPTGNAEIQPRIKSPQDPNQRWLLVNADPQIAEDGSVERIICTLSDITNQKQAEVALRQSEERFALAVEGANDGIWDWNLQTNYAYLSPRWKSMLGYEDSEIKSHIDCWFKIIHPEDSERVRGALHDYLTKKTPSYKEEFRALHKDGSYRWIFTRGVASWDETGTPYRLAGSHTDINDRKHREEALQLIVEGTGSATGNEFFHTCVRYLAQVLGVRYALVGKFTNDAKTRVSTLAFWKGEDGENFEYDLAGTPCENVLQGKSGFYPSQVQKLFPDFGDLVELNAQSYWGIPLLDSAGNVIGNLAVLDVQPMPYDPGKEMILKIFVARAGAELERKLAEELLHKRAEMDSSLSRISRMFMISIPNRDLDRSYNLHQFPDRFIDENLDNAIAFTLKTVGEVLGSDRAYLFQYDSNHSCLKMTHEWCSFGIEPLIDKFQRLPVENDSWVHSQILSGNTVQIPADIPPEATEKAEWVDIKSRLAVPTLHSGKVVGFLGLDAVRSSSIWSQEEINWLQLVTEFIAISQGHLEAQAALQRSNTRYQNLAQNVPGMIYQFILKPDGSRAFLYVSGGCREIFGLEPEELLEDAPLFWKLTHPDDIALLNRSIATSAETLKPWDCIWRVFVSGQMKWLQGSSRPERQADGSIIWDGLVTNITEHQEAEAALRESAEREKAIAFVIQRMRQTLDIEQIFSATTQELRQALNGDRAAVYRFNPDWSGEFVSESVAEGWNLLLLKQINQPDLKKVAVDQSDCVIKTLDSSPYPVQDTYLQENQGGFHRQETSYRCVADIYSAGFDDCYLQLLEQFQARAYIIVPIFCSNQLWGLLAIYQNSAPRQWQDAEIKMVVQIGAQLGVAIQQAELLAQTQKQSVELIKAKETADAANRAKSEFLANMSHELRTPLNAVLGFTQLMSLDTSLCPEHQEYLDIISRSGEHLLELINGVLEMSKIEAGRVTLLENNFDLYRLLDSIERMLQLKATSKGIQLICDRAPQVPQYVKTDESKLRQVLINLLSNAIKFTQEGSVTLRVSAVEGIKQLKLYFEVEDTGFGIAPEEFDKLFEAFGQTATGLKSNQGTGLGLPISQKFVQLMGGEITVTSVPGKGAKFTFDIQVSLLEETPIETTQPIFKKVIGLAPNQPIYRILVVEDRLTNRLLLVELLSSVGFQVREACDGQEAVAIWESWQPHLIWMDMRMPLMNGYEATKTIRASLNGQATVIIALTASAFEEERQIILSAGCDDFVRKPFREEELLFKMSKYLGVRYLYQEEAHQIESRKQNLQKVSNCGRGIQITGMPPQWIEQIHYAASQGSDLLIFELIKEIPADNSALIIALTDLAENFQFEQIIKLAQSSVS, from the coding sequence ATGGCAGGCACTTACAACTTAGGCTTAGTGACGCTTTCCTTTGCGATCGCGCTAATTGCATCTTACACAGCCCTAGACTTAGCAGGGCGAGTAAAATCTGGCTGGGAACGGGGACGGCGGCGCTGGCTGTTGGGTGGAGCAGTGGCAATGGGAAGCGGGATTTGGGCAATGCACTTCATTGCCATGCTGGCGTTCCATTTACCTGAGTCTGTTAACTACAACGTGTGGATCACCTTGCTTTCCCTGCTGTGCGGAATTATTGCTTCTAGCATTGCTTTGTGGTTAGTGAGTCGTAGCTTGATGTCAACACCGCTTTTAATCGGCGGTGGCGTGAGCATGGGAATAGCGATCGCATCGATGCACTATACTGGCATGGCAGCGATGCAACTGCCAGCGAAGATAGAGTATGACTGGATATTGGTTAGCCTGTCTGTTGCGATCGCCCTGAGTGCCTCTTTTGCCGCCCTTTGGCTGTTTCGACTACACAATCAATCCTCGCAAGGGCTTTTTTGGCAAAAACTCGGCAGTGCCTTTGTCATGGGAGTTGCCATCAGTGGAATGCATTATACCGGAATGCAGGCCACTCACTTTATTCCCTACGAAGTCTTGCCAGTACAGCAATCCCCTGCAATAAACCAGTCCTGGCTAGGGGTTGCCATTGGGATTGCTAGCTTATTTATTTTAAGCTTAGCTTTATTAACATCCCTATTTGATAAGCGTTTAACGGCTCAGTTAGTCCGAGAGCAGGCTTTACAGGAAAGCGAGAAACGCTTTCGGATGCTGATTGGCGAAATGCAGGTGGGAGTATTGCTGCTGAATGCTAATGCCGAAATTCTCGTTTGCAATCAAGCGGCGACAAATCTTCTCAATCTCAATCCAGAGGATGTAAGGCATCAGGTGTTTGGTGCTTGTTGGCATTTGCTACACGAAGACGGTACACCCTTCCAAACCACAGAGTTACCTGTGCAAAAGGCGACCCAAGAGCGCCAACCCATTCATAATATTGTTATGGGAATTGCACCGACTGGGAATGCAGAAATTCAGCCAAGAATTAAGAGTCCTCAAGATCCAAATCAACGCTGGCTGCTGGTGAATGCCGATCCCCAGATAGCAGAGGATGGTAGCGTAGAGCGAATTATCTGCACCCTTAGCGATATCACTAACCAAAAACAAGCAGAAGTGGCACTTCGCCAAAGTGAAGAACGATTTGCCTTGGCTGTAGAAGGGGCCAACGACGGGATTTGGGACTGGAATCTGCAAACGAATTATGCCTATCTGTCGCCGCGTTGGAAAAGTATGTTGGGTTATGAAGACTCAGAAATTAAGAGTCACATAGATTGTTGGTTCAAAATTATCCACCCAGAAGACTCAGAGCGAGTCAGGGGGGCGCTGCATGACTATTTGACTAAGAAAACCCCCAGCTACAAAGAAGAGTTCCGGGCATTGCACAAAGATGGCAGCTATCGTTGGATTTTCACTCGTGGAGTCGCATCGTGGGATGAAACAGGCACACCCTATCGCTTAGCGGGTTCCCATACCGACATTAACGATCGTAAGCATAGAGAAGAAGCACTGCAATTAATTGTTGAGGGGACAGGTTCTGCAACTGGCAATGAATTCTTTCACACCTGTGTTCGTTATCTCGCCCAAGTTCTAGGAGTTCGTTATGCTTTGGTCGGTAAGTTTACCAACGATGCTAAAACCAGAGTAAGTACCTTGGCATTCTGGAAGGGCGAAGATGGCGAAAACTTTGAGTACGACCTAGCTGGCACTCCCTGCGAAAATGTCTTGCAGGGGAAGAGCGGTTTTTACCCGTCACAAGTACAAAAACTCTTCCCTGACTTTGGCGATTTAGTTGAGTTAAACGCACAAAGCTATTGGGGAATCCCGCTGTTAGACTCCGCCGGGAATGTAATCGGTAATTTGGCGGTGCTAGACGTGCAGCCAATGCCTTACGATCCGGGCAAAGAGATGATTTTGAAAATTTTTGTTGCTAGGGCAGGAGCTGAACTGGAGCGGAAATTAGCAGAAGAATTGCTGCACAAACGAGCGGAAATGGACAGTTCCTTGAGCCGTATTTCTCGGATGTTCATGATTTCCATCCCTAATCGGGATTTAGATCGTAGTTACAATTTACACCAATTTCCAGATAGGTTTATTGACGAAAACTTAGATAATGCGATCGCTTTCACCTTGAAAACAGTCGGTGAGGTTCTGGGTAGCGATCGCGCCTATCTTTTTCAATACGACAGCAACCACAGCTGCTTAAAAATGACCCACGAGTGGTGCAGCTTTGGCATAGAGCCATTAATCGATAAATTTCAAAGATTGCCAGTTGAGAATGATAGCTGGGTTCACAGCCAAATCTTGAGTGGCAACACTGTCCAAATTCCGGCTGACATCCCACCTGAAGCTACCGAAAAAGCCGAGTGGGTTGATATCAAATCTCGGCTTGCCGTTCCCACGCTCCACTCTGGCAAAGTTGTAGGATTTCTGGGTTTGGATGCCGTTCGTTCCTCCTCAATCTGGAGTCAAGAAGAAATTAATTGGCTCCAATTAGTAACCGAGTTTATCGCCATTAGTCAGGGACATCTAGAAGCACAAGCCGCACTGCAACGGAGCAATACTCGGTATCAGAATTTAGCACAGAACGTACCGGGGATGATTTATCAATTCATTCTCAAACCGGATGGCTCAAGGGCGTTTCTCTATGTTAGCGGCGGTTGCCGAGAAATCTTTGGGCTAGAGCCAGAGGAATTGCTTGAGGATGCCCCCCTATTTTGGAAGCTTACTCATCCTGATGATATCGCTCTTCTAAATCGGTCGATTGCTACCTCAGCTGAAACTTTGAAGCCTTGGGATTGCATCTGGCGAGTTTTCGTCTCCGGCCAAATGAAGTGGCTGCAAGGAAGTTCTCGCCCAGAACGGCAAGCTGATGGCAGTATTATCTGGGATGGTTTGGTGACTAATATTACAGAACACCAGGAAGCAGAAGCAGCTCTGCGGGAGAGTGCCGAACGGGAAAAAGCGATCGCCTTCGTAATTCAACGGATGCGCCAAACGTTGGATATTGAGCAGATTTTTAGTGCCACAACCCAAGAACTGCGGCAAGCCTTAAATGGCGATCGCGCCGCTGTTTATCGTTTCAATCCTGACTGGAGTGGAGAGTTTGTATCCGAATCAGTAGCAGAGGGTTGGAATTTGCTACTTTTGAAACAAATTAATCAACCCGATCTCAAAAAAGTAGCAGTTGACCAAAGTGATTGTGTTATCAAAACCTTAGATAGCTCACCATACCCAGTACAAGATACTTATCTGCAAGAAAATCAAGGCGGTTTTCATCGCCAAGAAACAAGTTACCGCTGTGTCGCAGATATCTACTCCGCTGGATTTGACGATTGTTATCTGCAACTTTTAGAGCAATTTCAAGCACGGGCATACATCATTGTCCCCATCTTCTGTAGCAATCAACTTTGGGGATTACTGGCAATTTACCAAAATTCCGCTCCCCGCCAATGGCAAGATGCAGAAATCAAAATGGTAGTTCAAATTGGGGCGCAGTTGGGGGTCGCCATCCAACAAGCTGAATTATTAGCGCAAACTCAAAAGCAGTCGGTTGAACTGATAAAGGCTAAGGAAACCGCGGATGCTGCCAACCGTGCTAAAAGCGAGTTTCTCGCAAATATGAGCCACGAACTACGAACGCCACTCAACGCCGTCCTGGGCTTTACTCAACTGATGAGTCTTGATACCTCGCTATGCCCTGAGCATCAGGAATATTTAGACATTATCAGTCGTAGTGGGGAACATTTGCTGGAATTGATTAACGGTGTTCTGGAAATGTCAAAAATCGAAGCAGGACGAGTCACCCTGCTGGAAAATAACTTTGATTTGTATCGTCTGCTCGATAGTATTGAACGGATGCTACAACTCAAAGCTACATCGAAAGGCATCCAGTTAATATGCGATCGCGCTCCCCAAGTTCCTCAATATGTCAAAACCGACGAAAGCAAGCTACGTCAGGTTTTAATCAACCTGCTGAGTAATGCCATCAAATTTACTCAAGAAGGTAGCGTCACCTTGCGCGTGTCAGCAGTCGAGGGTATAAAACAACTGAAACTCTACTTTGAAGTAGAAGATACAGGTTTCGGGATTGCCCCAGAGGAGTTTGATAAGTTATTTGAAGCCTTCGGACAAACCGCAACAGGATTGAAATCAAATCAAGGAACAGGTTTAGGTTTACCCATTAGCCAAAAGTTTGTACAACTGATGGGGGGAGAAATTACCGTCACCAGTGTTCCTGGTAAGGGAGCCAAATTTACTTTTGATATTCAAGTGAGTTTGCTTGAAGAAACTCCGATTGAAACAACTCAACCCATCTTTAAAAAAGTTATCGGTTTAGCCCCTAATCAACCTATTTATCGCATTTTGGTTGTGGAGGATAGGTTAACAAATCGCCTCCTGTTAGTTGAGCTTCTTAGTTCGGTGGGCTTTCAGGTGCGGGAAGCTTGTGATGGTCAAGAAGCTGTAGCCATTTGGGAAAGTTGGCAACCACACTTAATTTGGATGGATATGCGGATGCCCTTAATGAACGGTTATGAAGCTACCAAAACAATTAGAGCTTCATTGAATGGTCAGGCAACTGTAATTATTGCCCTAACTGCTAGCGCTTTTGAAGAGGAGCGACAAATTATTTTGTCTGCCGGATGTGACGACTTCGTGCGTAAACCCTTTCGAGAAGAGGAGCTTCTTTTCAAAATGAGCAAATATCTGGGGGTGCGATATCTTTATCAAGAGGAAGCACACCAGATAGAAAGCAGAAAGCAAAACTTACAAAAGGTTTCCAATTGCGGCAGAGGGATTCAGATTACCGGTATGCCCCCCCAGTGGATAGAACAAATACATTATGCAGCTTCCCAAGGCAGCGATCTCCTGATTTTTGAGCTGATTAAGGAAATACCGGCAGACAATTCGGCTCTCATTATTGCTTTGACGGATTTAGCCGAAAACTTTCAGTTTGAGCAAATCATAAAATTAGCTCAATCAAGTGTAAGCTAG
- a CDS encoding sensor histidine kinase: protein MLDIKNALRQVPLFTEIPEAKLDWLCEQGTEVWRQAGEIHRAEGDPADHVFVLLEGEVRITQKVGEQEIVLATYEPQTLFGELPVLMGEEYFWASGRAVTQCHIFELPKDAFWQLLAACSCVTKVILRTMALRMQAIQNLSQQREKLAALGTLAAGLAHEMNNPAAAVIRGATNLQDIFEELPCMALKLNQQQMTKAQLEFLADLQCDVTKGAMTAPRLDPLTQSDKEEEVTDWLDAHDVSDGWKLAPTLVQAGLDTQWLETVAKNVSADSLSDVLTWITTTLTGVGVLSEIEQGSARISHLVKAIKDYSYMDQAPLQEIDVHEGLESTLTILSHKLKQGIVVKREYDLNLPRITAYGSELNQVWTNLIDNAIAALGLVARDWGLKTGNTQSLIPTILIRTKHEHDRVLVEIADNGSGIPPEIQHRIFEPFFTTKGVGEGTGLGLDMTYRIVGKHYGNISLTSRPGDTRFLVRLPIAANNKLIEREIA from the coding sequence ATGCTCGACATCAAAAACGCTTTACGGCAAGTGCCACTCTTTACAGAAATACCGGAAGCAAAGTTGGACTGGTTGTGCGAACAGGGTACAGAAGTATGGCGACAAGCGGGTGAAATTCATCGGGCAGAAGGAGATCCCGCAGACCATGTTTTTGTGCTGCTAGAAGGTGAAGTTCGGATAACGCAGAAGGTTGGCGAACAAGAAATCGTATTAGCTACCTACGAACCGCAAACGCTGTTTGGCGAGTTACCCGTTTTAATGGGTGAAGAATACTTCTGGGCAAGTGGACGCGCCGTTACTCAATGCCATATTTTTGAGTTACCAAAAGACGCATTTTGGCAACTGTTGGCGGCTTGTTCTTGCGTGACTAAGGTTATTCTCCGCACGATGGCGTTGCGGATGCAAGCTATTCAAAATTTGTCGCAGCAGCGGGAAAAACTGGCAGCCCTCGGCACTTTGGCAGCTGGACTGGCTCACGAAATGAATAACCCCGCCGCAGCGGTGATTCGGGGTGCAACTAACTTGCAAGATATCTTTGAAGAGTTGCCTTGCATGGCGCTGAAGCTGAATCAACAGCAGATGACAAAAGCCCAACTTGAGTTTCTTGCCGACTTGCAGTGCGACGTGACAAAGGGTGCTATGACAGCGCCTCGCCTCGATCCTCTGACGCAAAGCGACAAGGAGGAGGAAGTTACTGATTGGTTAGACGCGCACGATGTAAGCGATGGTTGGAAACTCGCCCCCACCCTGGTACAAGCAGGACTTGACACTCAATGGCTGGAAACTGTTGCAAAAAACGTGTCCGCCGATTCGCTCTCCGATGTGCTGACTTGGATTACAACGACGCTGACAGGCGTTGGGGTGTTATCCGAAATCGAGCAGGGTTCGGCGCGGATATCCCATCTGGTGAAAGCAATTAAAGATTACTCTTACATGGATCAAGCCCCACTGCAAGAGATAGACGTGCATGAAGGGCTGGAAAGTACGCTGACAATTCTCAGTCACAAGCTGAAACAAGGTATCGTGGTGAAGCGGGAATATGACCTGAATCTGCCGCGCATCACGGCTTATGGCAGCGAACTGAATCAGGTGTGGACGAATTTGATAGATAATGCGATCGCTGCTCTGGGATTGGTGGCTAGGGACTGGGGACTAAAGACTGGGAATACCCAATCCCTAATACCTACTATTTTGATTCGTACTAAGCACGAACACGATCGCGTTCTGGTGGAAATTGCCGACAACGGATCGGGTATACCGCCGGAAATTCAGCATCGCATCTTTGAGCCATTTTTCACTACCAAAGGTGTAGGAGAAGGCACTGGTTTAGGTTTAGATATGACTTACCGCATTGTCGGCAAACATTACGGCAATATCAGTTTAACCTCCAGGCCGGGTGACACACGCTTTTTGGTTCGTCTTCCTATTGCTGCTAATAACAAGCTCATAGAAAGAGAAATTGCCTAA
- a CDS encoding type II toxin-antitoxin system VapC family toxin, whose protein sequence is MRLLIDTHIFIWYVMDIRKISARVRALIDDEDNDILLSTASIWEMAIKHSKGKLSFSLPFEIFITQQLSLNNFNLLDIKINHIDVIAALPFHHRDPFYRLLIAQSMVERIPILSADSAFDAYPITRLW, encoded by the coding sequence ATGAGGCTGCTGATAGACACCCATATCTTTATTTGGTATGTCATGGATATTCGGAAAATTAGTGCTAGAGTACGGGCGCTAATTGATGATGAGGATAACGACATTCTCCTTAGTACAGCTAGTATCTGGGAAATGGCAATTAAGCATAGCAAAGGGAAGCTGAGTTTTAGTCTGCCATTTGAAATATTCATCACACAGCAACTCAGTCTTAATAACTTCAATTTGCTGGATATTAAAATAAATCACATCGATGTTATTGCGGCGCTACCTTTTCATCATCGCGATCCATTTTATCGGCTTTTGATTGCACAGTCTATGGTGGAAAGGATACCCATTCTGAGTGCTGATTCTGCCTTTGATGCTTATCCAATTACTCGGCTGTGGTAA
- a CDS encoding HAD family hydrolase produces MNTKPILPQPPYAALIFDCDGTLADTMPIHFQTWTATLRSFGVELNEEWFFKRSGISAKELIHTLNSEFGYSLDEKLTFADKQRRYIALAHTAVEIQAVADIARTHYGKVPMAVASGGHRPLVEATLDAIGLRYLFDTVVTVNDVAQGKPAPDIFLLAAKRLGVAPEECIVYEDSDGGIEAANRALMRVIDVRVLWRSEAGTF; encoded by the coding sequence ATGAACACAAAACCTATTCTGCCACAGCCACCTTATGCCGCACTAATTTTTGACTGTGATGGGACTTTGGCGGATACCATGCCTATTCATTTTCAGACATGGACAGCGACGCTGCGCTCGTTCGGTGTAGAGTTAAATGAAGAATGGTTCTTTAAGCGGAGTGGCATATCTGCAAAGGAACTTATCCACACGCTTAACAGCGAATTTGGTTATAGTCTTGATGAAAAATTGACATTTGCAGATAAGCAACGTCGTTATATTGCTTTAGCACATACAGCAGTGGAAATTCAGGCAGTAGCGGATATTGCCCGGACTCACTATGGTAAAGTGCCGATGGCTGTGGCTAGTGGTGGTCATCGCCCTCTGGTAGAAGCAACCCTGGATGCTATTGGCTTGCGATATCTTTTCGATACTGTTGTAACTGTGAATGATGTAGCGCAGGGTAAGCCTGCTCCCGACATCTTCCTATTAGCTGCGAAGCGTTTGGGAGTTGCGCCAGAAGAATGTATTGTCTATGAAGATAGCGACGGAGGAATAGAAGCCGCTAATCGCGCCTTAATGCGGGTAATTGATGTGCGCGTCCTCTGGCGTTCTGAGGCTGGTACTTTTTGA
- a CDS encoding ATP-binding protein, translating to MLHDPNQNALFPKLPDEALQQMKQHGTEIQLDAGDVLFSEGEENYSFHVVLEGEIEIVKLVGGEKRLLAIHRRGEFMGELSMLTGSGSIASARAIAPSRVLRIEMDTFKHIIAECSPIADVVLSAMAGRTQDVEVQLRQQEKLAALGKMSAGLAHELNNPASAGQRAAGQLRENFQNLQSLALQLNSLSPAQLNFIVDVHKDAIAHATTSCPLDPLTQSDKEEEVTDWLEAHDVSNGWKLAPTLVNAGIDTKKLDTLTDNITQESLSNVLLWLEATLASSGLLNEIEQSTARISDLVKAVKAYSYMDQAPLQEVDVHQGIENTLTILNHKLKKGIVVKRDYDKSIPRICVYGSELNQVWTNLIDNAIDAMDGKGQLTIRTSRDNNCILVEIADNGLGIPPAIQSRIFEPFFTTKGVGKGTGLGLEIAYRIVVKRHKGDIHFESKPGDTCFRVYLPIECLDN from the coding sequence ATGCTGCACGATCCAAACCAGAACGCACTGTTTCCGAAGTTACCTGATGAGGCGTTGCAGCAGATGAAGCAGCATGGGACTGAGATTCAGCTTGATGCGGGTGATGTGCTGTTTTCAGAAGGTGAGGAGAATTATAGTTTTCACGTTGTCCTAGAAGGCGAAATCGAGATCGTTAAGCTTGTTGGCGGCGAGAAGAGACTGCTGGCTATTCATCGCCGGGGCGAGTTTATGGGTGAACTTTCGATGTTAACAGGTTCTGGATCTATTGCCAGCGCACGCGCGATCGCTCCTTCTCGCGTTCTGCGGATCGAAATGGACACCTTTAAGCACATCATCGCCGAATGTTCTCCGATAGCTGATGTGGTGCTTTCGGCTATGGCGGGACGAACTCAAGACGTTGAAGTGCAACTCAGGCAACAGGAGAAACTGGCAGCACTTGGTAAAATGTCAGCAGGTCTGGCTCACGAGTTAAATAATCCAGCTTCTGCGGGACAAAGGGCTGCTGGACAATTGCGCGAGAACTTCCAAAACTTGCAATCTCTGGCTTTGCAGCTGAATTCCTTGTCCCCAGCGCAATTAAATTTTATTGTTGATGTTCATAAGGATGCGATCGCTCACGCTACCACATCATGCCCACTCGATCCTCTAACACAAAGCGACAAAGAAGAAGAGGTGACAGACTGGCTAGAAGCGCACGATGTTAGTAACGGCTGGAAACTCGCTCCGACACTTGTTAACGCCGGAATTGATACCAAAAAACTGGATACTCTTACCGACAATATCACCCAAGAATCTCTTAGCAACGTCCTCTTGTGGCTAGAAGCGACACTTGCTTCCTCTGGATTATTAAACGAAATTGAGCAGAGTACCGCCCGCATCTCTGACTTAGTGAAAGCAGTTAAAGCTTACTCCTACATGGATCAAGCGCCCCTGCAAGAAGTCGATGTGCATCAGGGCATCGAGAACACCCTGACCATCCTCAATCATAAGCTTAAGAAGGGAATTGTCGTCAAGCGCGACTACGACAAAAGTATTCCCCGCATCTGCGTTTACGGCAGCGAACTTAATCAAGTATGGACTAATTTGATTGACAATGCGATTGATGCGATGGATGGCAAAGGACAGCTGACGATCCGCACTTCCAGAGACAATAACTGCATACTGGTAGAAATTGCTGATAATGGGTTAGGTATCCCCCCAGCAATTCAATCTCGCATCTTTGAGCCATTTTTTACTACTAAAGGTGTGGGGAAAGGCACCGGGTTAGGTTTGGAAATTGCCTACCGCATTGTTGTTAAAAGGCACAAAGGCGACATCCACTTTGAGTCTAAGCCTGGTGACACCTGTTTTCGCGTTTATCTGCCCATAGAATGTTTAGATAATTAA
- a CDS encoding type II toxin-antitoxin system Phd/YefM family antitoxin: MVTILIEAALRGEEIVIAKDDQPVVKLTPVSPVKRRRQPGSAKGLVTISDDFDEPLEDFKDYM; the protein is encoded by the coding sequence TTGGTTACAATCTTAATCGAAGCCGCACTTAGAGGCGAAGAAATCGTCATCGCCAAAGACGATCAACCTGTTGTCAAATTAACTCCAGTGTCACCAGTTAAGCGTCGCCGCCAGCCTGGAAGCGCTAAAGGTTTGGTTACAATATCGGATGATTTTGATGAGCCTCTAGAAGACTTTAAGGACTATATGTAA